A single region of the Coregonus clupeaformis isolate EN_2021a chromosome 16, ASM2061545v1, whole genome shotgun sequence genome encodes:
- the LOC121584290 gene encoding C2 calcium-dependent domain-containing protein 4C, which translates to MWFLGKIRESMENIPLELGRYVGKSEEENLSAKASLSNKLHSNILTPDKIPEFCLPPRLCRSLVAMERTAAEPHTVSQRLTSRDCGAVAFSVTPQVKQVEEMKLTKVAWRGKKPLPFSAEGYGLAGMYESPNTRRKESLFHSKSTGYTLDRNLPKPTTRVAIEQKKWKAPPIQSGLELGLPCKSLSETCSTESDTPSSNDSSPLGSPLLSRSCSGLSLSITAAWAEGPPGLQSASASSGSLGLEGASSCSAVNPRGRRGAISPIPSTSLIKPCSSPPTVVNSLAPPVLFPLDVLHCQERLQREHVLSLPGGHGRVRLSAEHILSPSLLSMVVRVRVVSMEGLRDEEDPRALHCCLSLSLSPGKLQRQDSATIRNCRSPVFNEDFFFTELSPDSLGGLRLRLKVLDKASGLRRGTVLGIIITEPLAQLLPL; encoded by the coding sequence ATGTGGTTCCTGGGAAAGATCAGAGAGAGCATGGAGAACATTCCCCTGGAGCTCGGACGCTACGTGGGAAAGAGTGAGGAGGAGAATCTCTCAGCCAAGGCCAGTCTCTCCAACAAGTTGCACAGTAACATTCTGACTCCGGACAAAATCCCGGAGTTCTGCCTGCCCCCTCGGCTGTGCAGGAGTCTAGTGGCCATGGAGAGAACTGCAGCTGAACCCCACACTGTGAGTCAGAGGCTCACTAGTCGAGACTGTGGTGCTGTTGCTTTCTCTGTGACTCCGCAAGTTAAACAGGTTGAGGAAATGAAGTTGACCAAAGTGGCCTGGAGGGGTAAGAAGCCACTGCCGTTCTCCGCAGAGGGCTACGGTTTGGCGGGGATGTATGAGAGTCCGAACACACGGAGGAAAGAGTCACTGTTTCACTCCAAGAGCACTGGCTACACACTGGACAGGAACCTACCCAAGCCCACCACAAGGGTGGCGATAGAGCAAAAAAAGTGGAAAGCACCCCCCATCCAATCGGGGCTTGAACTTGGGCTCCCCTGCAAGAGCCTGTCGGAGACATGCAGCACAGAAAGCGATACGCCCTCCTCAAATGACTCCTCCCCTCTGGGCTCTCCCCTGCTCAGCCGCTCTTGCTCTGGCCTCTCACTCTCTATCACCGCCGCCTGGGCGGAGGGTCCCCCAGGTCTGCAGTCTGCCTCTGCCTCCAGTGGCTCTTTGGGACTGGAAGGAGCCTCCTCATGCTCTGCGGTTAACCCCAGAGGACGGAGGGGGGCGATCTCACCcattccctccacctccctcatcAAGCCCTGCTCCAGTCCTCCCACAGTTGTCAACTCCCTGGCGCCCCCTGTCCTGTTCCCGCTGGACGTGCTCCACTGCCAGGAGCGGCTGCAGAGAGAACATGTCCTCTCGTTGCCAGGGGGCCACGGCAGGGTCCGCCTCTCGGCCGAGCACATATTGTCGCCCTCTCTTTTGTCCATGGTGGTGCGAGTGAGGGTGGTGTCCATGGAGGGTCTGAGGGACGAAGAGGACCCCAGAGCCCTCCACTGCTGCCTCAGCCTGAGCTTGAGCCCAGGGAAGCTCCAGAGACAGGACAGCGCCACCATCAGGAACTGCAGGAGCCCCGTGTTCAATGAGGACTTCTTCTTCACTGAGCTGAGCCCAGACAGCCTGGGTGGCTTGCGGCTCCGACTGAAGGTGTTAGACAAGGCCTCCGGGCTCAGACGGGGCACGGTGCTCGGGATCATCATAACCGAACCCCTGGCCCAGCTACTGCCCCTGTGA